Proteins encoded by one window of Lacipirellulaceae bacterium:
- a CDS encoding zf-HC2 domain-containing protein, producing MKCTDIQDQLSAFYDGELSDESHARMAQHLAECESCAAEFAGFTDVARAVSQMPQPKVPPAIWKGLAVKLAAGESNESAKPQPVSCQDHNRHWWTLSRQLALAASVLLMLGFGYWMSRGTDHPHSGDQAHGAEFVATMDHYLRQLPADPDAAEQFLLNKYDGQRVNADDAVHLVGYRPAVSKGLPDGYLLASTSVLKMPCCTCVKAVCKRQDGSTLVLFEHDDEKAEWFGDRQTNMAMCGDKECCLVELDSNIAATWKRGSRSLTAVGIQDVEEVNTLVSWLDAKVESAL from the coding sequence ATGAAATGCACCGATATTCAAGATCAACTTTCGGCATTCTATGATGGCGAGTTATCCGATGAGTCGCACGCTAGGATGGCTCAGCATCTGGCCGAATGTGAGTCATGCGCTGCGGAATTTGCGGGCTTCACGGATGTGGCGCGGGCCGTGAGCCAAATGCCTCAGCCGAAGGTTCCACCTGCGATTTGGAAAGGTCTCGCGGTTAAACTGGCCGCTGGAGAATCGAATGAATCGGCCAAACCGCAACCAGTGTCATGCCAAGACCACAACCGGCACTGGTGGACATTGTCCCGACAACTGGCTTTGGCCGCGTCGGTGCTGCTGATGTTGGGCTTTGGATACTGGATGAGTCGCGGTACGGACCACCCTCACTCCGGTGATCAGGCACATGGTGCCGAATTCGTGGCGACGATGGATCATTATTTGAGGCAGCTTCCTGCCGATCCCGACGCGGCTGAGCAGTTCCTCTTGAATAAGTACGATGGACAACGCGTTAATGCGGACGACGCAGTCCATTTAGTTGGCTATCGTCCTGCCGTTTCCAAAGGACTACCGGACGGCTATTTGCTGGCTTCTACTAGCGTTCTCAAAATGCCCTGCTGCACATGCGTCAAAGCAGTGTGTAAACGGCAAGATGGCTCGACTCTCGTTTTGTTTGAACATGACGACGAAAAGGCAGAATGGTTTGGCGATCGTCAGACAAATATGGCAATGTGTGGAGACAAGGAGTGTTGTCTGGTCGAACTTGATTCGAACATCGCGGCCACTTGGAAACGGGGTTCGCGATCATTGACTGCGGTTGGTATTCAGGATGTTGAGGAAGTCAACACACTGGTGAGTTGGCTGGACGCGAAAGTTGAATCAGCACTGTAA
- a CDS encoding efflux RND transporter periplasmic adaptor subunit — protein sequence MNRLSKFYQQHRSKLWIAQAIALLGIGLLVGMSMRGDGLMTHGTSAEEDHSGRAHASASEYEAQIWTCSMHPQIRRDGPGSCPICGMDLVPVKKSVAGVRTISISSDVKKLMNVQTIPVAHRYVTADVRMVGKIEYDQTRLAHITAWVAGRLDRLFVDFEGVEVKEGDHMAYIYSEELYTAQEELVSALQSKAERTSSRFLEPLNLAESAREKLRLLGITDKQIKEIEQRGKPSTHLTIYSPAGGIVVKKHREEGDRVRTGDRIYTVADLDHLWVQMDAYESDLPWLRYGQDVEFTTEAYPGEVFHGRIAFIDPVLNEATRTVKVRVNVSNEDGRLKPEMFVRAVVKSKIAAGGRVLDSSLAGKWISPMHPEIVKDEPGNCDVCGMPLVRAETLGYVTAEPSDTAKPLVIPVSAALLTGTRAIVYVQVPDAEEPTYEGREIVLGPRAGDYYLVKGGLEEGELVVTNGNFKLDSALQISAKPSMMTPEGGGGGGGHDHGGESKPAADGEPMQMAEHTGMSLPQELKKQLHQTIESVETIGEAIESAELDAIRAGFNQLGKGIAGLKIDQLSGDMRAQLEEFAMLLRNDAIEGQAVRTLQDADRVFLVTKRHAERLQQMFGLSHAGHQMTEESLDVPAEFRTQLSGLVNPYLAISQALSADDARAATNAVAHLHQIVSKISAQSLSGKAAERWKSELNSLSTITARLSKASDLKSLRSAFALLSDQLLTLQRMFGLPDSDQLFELHCPMAFEGRGASWIQADDAVRNPYYGASMLKCADKVEPLSDKEPPRDEHAGSNHG from the coding sequence ATGAATCGACTTAGTAAGTTCTACCAACAACATCGAAGCAAACTGTGGATTGCCCAGGCAATAGCGCTGCTGGGAATTGGTTTGCTGGTGGGCATGTCGATGCGCGGCGATGGGTTGATGACTCACGGCACGTCTGCCGAGGAAGACCATTCAGGCCGTGCTCATGCGTCAGCCAGCGAATATGAAGCACAAATCTGGACTTGCTCTATGCACCCGCAAATCCGCCGTGACGGACCGGGTAGCTGTCCAATCTGCGGAATGGACTTGGTTCCGGTAAAGAAGTCGGTCGCTGGTGTTCGCACCATTTCAATTAGTTCGGACGTCAAGAAACTGATGAACGTTCAGACAATTCCAGTTGCACATCGGTATGTCACTGCCGACGTTCGCATGGTTGGCAAAATTGAATACGACCAGACCCGACTGGCTCATATTACGGCTTGGGTTGCCGGTCGCTTGGATAGACTATTCGTCGATTTTGAAGGTGTGGAAGTCAAAGAAGGCGACCACATGGCATACATCTACAGCGAAGAACTCTACACCGCCCAGGAAGAGCTGGTCTCCGCCCTGCAATCCAAGGCCGAGCGGACTTCATCACGCTTCTTAGAACCATTGAATCTTGCTGAGTCGGCTCGCGAGAAACTACGGCTGTTGGGCATCACCGATAAGCAAATAAAAGAGATCGAACAGCGTGGAAAGCCGAGTACGCACCTGACAATTTACTCACCCGCAGGGGGCATCGTCGTCAAGAAACACCGCGAGGAGGGCGATCGTGTCCGTACTGGAGATCGCATCTATACCGTGGCCGACTTGGACCACCTCTGGGTGCAGATGGATGCGTATGAATCCGACTTGCCGTGGCTTCGCTATGGACAAGATGTGGAGTTCACCACGGAAGCCTACCCTGGTGAAGTGTTTCATGGTCGCATCGCATTCATAGACCCAGTTCTCAATGAAGCGACTCGAACGGTGAAGGTGCGAGTCAACGTCTCCAACGAAGATGGGCGACTCAAACCGGAAATGTTTGTGCGCGCGGTCGTAAAATCCAAAATTGCTGCCGGCGGACGAGTTCTTGATTCCTCGCTCGCCGGGAAGTGGATTAGCCCGATGCACCCCGAGATCGTCAAGGACGAACCGGGCAATTGCGATGTCTGTGGTATGCCACTCGTGCGAGCCGAGACGCTTGGCTACGTGACAGCAGAACCGAGTGACACGGCCAAGCCGCTAGTAATTCCCGTTTCCGCTGCACTACTCACCGGCACGCGTGCTATTGTCTACGTGCAGGTTCCCGACGCCGAAGAACCGACGTATGAAGGTCGTGAAATTGTGCTTGGTCCGCGTGCCGGGGACTACTACCTCGTTAAAGGCGGGCTGGAAGAAGGCGAACTGGTTGTCACCAACGGCAATTTCAAATTGGATAGTGCTCTGCAAATTTCTGCCAAGCCCTCCATGATGACTCCCGAAGGTGGCGGCGGAGGTGGAGGCCATGATCACGGCGGCGAATCGAAGCCTGCGGCGGACGGCGAGCCGATGCAGATGGCCGAGCATACGGGAATGTCGCTGCCACAGGAATTGAAAAAGCAACTCCATCAAACGATTGAGTCGGTCGAGACAATCGGCGAAGCCATCGAGTCCGCAGAACTTGACGCGATTCGCGCCGGCTTCAATCAACTCGGAAAAGGCATCGCTGGCTTGAAGATTGACCAGTTGTCCGGCGACATGCGAGCGCAACTGGAAGAGTTTGCCATGCTGTTAAGGAACGATGCGATCGAAGGTCAAGCCGTACGGACACTACAAGATGCAGACCGAGTCTTCTTGGTGACGAAGCGACACGCTGAGCGGTTGCAGCAAATGTTTGGGCTATCTCACGCCGGACACCAGATGACTGAAGAAAGCCTCGATGTCCCTGCTGAGTTTCGCACTCAACTCAGCGGGCTCGTTAATCCCTACCTTGCGATATCGCAGGCGCTGTCGGCAGATGATGCCAGGGCCGCAACGAACGCCGTAGCACATCTCCATCAGATCGTCAGCAAAATCAGCGCTCAGTCGTTATCGGGTAAAGCCGCAGAGCGTTGGAAGTCAGAACTCAACAGTCTTTCGACAATTACTGCGCGATTGTCCAAAGCCAGTGATCTCAAGTCGCTCCGTTCGGCCTTCGCTCTCTTGTCGGACCAACTGTTGACGCTTCAACGCATGTTCGGACTGCCCGATAGTGATCAACTCTTCGAGTTGCATTGCCCGATGGCGTTTGAGGGTCGCGGAGCCAGTTGGATTCAAGCTGACGACGCAGTTCGCAATCCGTACTACGGAGCTTCCATGCTCAAATGTGCGGACAAGGTCGAGCCGCTGAGTGATAAAGAGCCGCCACGCGATGAGCACGCCGGGAGCAATCACGGGTAA
- a CDS encoding efflux RND transporter permease subunit, translated as MSDSTNDEIAPDIQSGRRTLLGGIIWFCLHNKLVVFLLVLAIIGWGIMVAPFDWQVGSLPRDPVPVDAIPDIGENQQIVFTEWMGRSPQDVEDQIGYPMTVALLGIPEVKTIRSYSMFGFSTIYVIFNEKAEFYWSRSRVLEKLNSLPAGTLPEGVQPTLGPDATALGQILWYTLEGQDPDGNPTGGWDLHELRTIQDWYVRYALASAEGVSEVASIGGFVQEYQIDVDPDAMRAAKVSLADVFQAVRMSNVDVGARTIELNKAEYVIRGLGFIEHVEDIEKTVVKVADNVPITIKDVATVTLGPALRRGALDKAGAEAVGGVTVVRYGFNPLEAIKNVKEKIVEVSPGLPSKVLVDYTQTSAAQVDAYAKANDLPSLTGPDPQHDPWIQHLRGTPRDQWPNWITTSQVRVVPFYDRTGVIYETLGTLNTALSEEILVTIIVILVMVLHLRSSILISALLPLAVLMVFIAMKTFGVDANIVALSGIAIAIGTMVDMGIILCENILKHLDEADPDEDRGHVIFRASNEVASAVLTAVSTTVVSFLPVFTMIAAEGKLFRPLAFTKTFALAASVIVALTIIPPAAHILMGGRMQAGLLRRYSMLALIAAGVLAMFFVSWWVGAIVIGLGLYKLLEPRIPTEYNHYAPYLASAIAVLVVGVVLTEHWLPLGPQKGLTRNLLFVGLLIGGLLGFFTIFQRYLYEPILRWCLAHKVMFLSIPTAILLFGGSAWLGFDRVFSFIPKLVSNVGIEQSTIRQSKSWTAASETLPGIGKEFMPPLDEGSFLYMPTTMPHASIGEAMDVLQLQNKFLISIPEVDSVVGKIGRADSPLDPAPISMIETFITYKSEYKTDQNGNRLKFRYDEEAEDYARDQKGELIEDPDGRPFRQWRDEINSPDDIWQKITEAADIPGTTSAPKLQPIAARIVMLQSGMRAPMGMKIKGPDLETIERVALQIEGLLKQVPTVQASAVIADRIVGKPYLEIDIDRDAIKRYGLHIRSVQDVIEVAIGGRRITTTVEGRERYPVRVRYARELRDDAESLERILVPTPMGQQIPLAQLANIRYVRGPQVIKSEDTFLLGYVLFDMKAGNAEVDVVEDAQAFLQEKIDSGELVLPAGVSYSFAGNYENQLRSQKTLMVVLPLALGIIFLILYFQFKSVITTSLVFSGIMIAWSGGFIMLWLYGTDWFLNFNLFDTNMRDLFQVHTINLSVAVWVGFLALFGIATDDGVVIASYLEDSFRRDRITSAKHAREATVTAGLRRVRPCLMTTATTILALIPVLTSTGRGSDIMVPMAIPSFGGMVIAIITMLVVPVLYCSVMEWKLKFGIADPRFAENA; from the coding sequence ATGTCTGATTCTACCAATGATGAGATAGCCCCTGATATCCAAAGCGGTCGGCGAACCCTGCTCGGTGGAATCATTTGGTTTTGCCTGCACAACAAGCTCGTTGTCTTCTTACTCGTCTTGGCCATCATTGGCTGGGGCATCATGGTCGCCCCGTTTGATTGGCAGGTCGGTAGTCTGCCGCGCGATCCAGTTCCCGTCGATGCGATTCCTGACATTGGCGAAAACCAGCAGATCGTATTTACCGAATGGATGGGCCGTAGTCCGCAGGATGTTGAAGATCAAATCGGCTATCCGATGACGGTTGCTCTCTTGGGCATCCCTGAAGTCAAAACCATCCGCAGTTACTCGATGTTTGGCTTCTCGACGATCTACGTGATCTTCAATGAGAAAGCTGAATTCTACTGGTCGCGTTCTCGGGTACTCGAAAAGCTCAACAGTCTACCAGCCGGAACGCTTCCCGAAGGCGTGCAGCCAACGCTTGGGCCAGATGCCACGGCACTTGGTCAGATACTCTGGTACACGCTTGAAGGTCAAGATCCAGACGGAAATCCAACCGGCGGTTGGGATTTGCACGAGCTACGAACGATTCAGGATTGGTACGTTCGCTACGCCTTAGCCTCAGCGGAGGGCGTTAGCGAAGTCGCTTCCATCGGCGGCTTCGTTCAGGAATACCAGATTGACGTCGATCCTGATGCGATGCGAGCCGCGAAGGTGTCACTGGCGGATGTTTTTCAAGCCGTCCGCATGTCAAACGTGGATGTTGGTGCGAGGACCATTGAACTCAACAAGGCTGAGTACGTCATTCGCGGGCTCGGCTTCATCGAACATGTTGAAGATATTGAAAAGACTGTCGTCAAGGTGGCTGACAATGTGCCTATCACGATTAAGGATGTGGCGACGGTGACCCTTGGCCCGGCATTGCGTCGTGGAGCCTTGGACAAGGCAGGAGCCGAAGCGGTCGGTGGAGTAACCGTCGTGCGTTACGGATTCAATCCACTCGAAGCCATCAAGAACGTCAAGGAGAAGATCGTTGAGGTCTCGCCGGGGCTTCCGAGTAAGGTCCTCGTGGACTACACGCAGACATCCGCCGCCCAAGTCGATGCGTACGCCAAGGCGAACGATCTTCCTTCCCTCACCGGACCTGATCCGCAGCACGACCCGTGGATTCAACACTTACGCGGCACGCCACGCGACCAGTGGCCGAACTGGATCACGACAAGCCAGGTCCGTGTGGTTCCCTTTTACGACCGCACCGGCGTGATTTATGAAACACTCGGCACGCTCAACACCGCACTCTCCGAAGAAATCCTTGTTACGATCATCGTGATTCTGGTGATGGTGCTGCACCTGCGCAGCTCCATTCTCATAAGTGCGTTGTTGCCTCTGGCCGTCCTGATGGTTTTCATCGCTATGAAGACGTTTGGCGTCGATGCCAACATCGTCGCCTTGTCGGGTATCGCTATCGCGATTGGAACGATGGTCGATATGGGAATCATCCTGTGTGAGAACATTCTCAAACACTTGGACGAGGCGGACCCTGACGAAGATCGCGGCCATGTCATCTTCCGCGCGTCAAACGAAGTGGCCAGTGCCGTTCTAACCGCTGTCTCAACGACCGTCGTCAGCTTCCTCCCCGTGTTTACGATGATTGCAGCCGAAGGAAAACTGTTTCGGCCACTTGCGTTCACTAAGACGTTTGCACTGGCTGCTTCCGTAATTGTCGCATTGACCATCATTCCTCCGGCAGCTCACATCCTCATGGGCGGACGGATGCAGGCGGGCTTGCTTCGCCGCTACTCAATGCTCGCCCTTATCGCTGCCGGAGTGCTGGCGATGTTTTTTGTCTCGTGGTGGGTAGGAGCAATCGTCATCGGACTCGGTCTCTACAAGCTGCTTGAACCTCGCATCCCGACCGAGTACAACCACTATGCTCCTTACCTTGCCAGCGCCATTGCGGTATTGGTTGTTGGCGTGGTGCTTACCGAACACTGGCTACCGCTGGGGCCGCAAAAGGGTCTCACGCGAAATCTATTGTTCGTTGGGCTGCTCATTGGCGGTCTGCTCGGGTTCTTTACGATCTTCCAACGCTACCTCTACGAGCCAATCCTGCGATGGTGTCTCGCCCACAAGGTCATGTTCCTATCGATTCCAACCGCGATTCTGCTGTTTGGCGGTAGTGCGTGGCTTGGTTTTGACCGCGTGTTTTCATTCATCCCGAAACTCGTATCGAATGTCGGAATTGAGCAATCGACGATCCGCCAATCGAAATCGTGGACAGCCGCCAGCGAAACGCTTCCCGGCATCGGCAAAGAGTTCATGCCGCCTTTGGACGAAGGTTCCTTTCTCTACATGCCGACGACGATGCCCCACGCTTCGATTGGCGAAGCAATGGATGTGCTGCAATTGCAAAACAAGTTTCTCATTTCCATTCCCGAAGTGGATTCCGTCGTAGGCAAGATTGGCCGAGCGGACAGTCCGCTCGATCCGGCTCCGATTTCGATGATTGAGACCTTCATCACCTACAAGTCGGAATACAAGACGGACCAGAACGGCAATCGCCTCAAATTCCGCTACGACGAGGAAGCCGAGGATTATGCTCGCGATCAGAAAGGTGAACTGATCGAAGACCCTGACGGTCGTCCGTTTCGGCAATGGCGAGATGAAATCAATTCGCCGGACGATATCTGGCAGAAGATCACTGAAGCAGCCGACATTCCCGGCACCACGTCGGCTCCCAAGTTACAACCGATTGCCGCACGTATTGTGATGCTGCAAAGTGGTATGCGTGCCCCGATGGGCATGAAGATCAAAGGCCCCGACCTTGAAACCATCGAACGCGTTGCTTTACAGATTGAAGGACTACTAAAACAAGTTCCCACAGTTCAGGCGTCTGCCGTGATCGCTGACCGCATCGTCGGAAAACCGTATCTGGAAATCGACATCGACCGCGACGCGATCAAACGCTACGGCCTGCATATCCGCAGTGTTCAGGACGTGATCGAAGTCGCAATCGGCGGACGCCGCATCACCACAACAGTCGAGGGCCGTGAACGCTACCCCGTGCGTGTCCGCTACGCACGAGAACTTCGAGACGATGCAGAATCGCTGGAACGCATCCTCGTACCAACGCCGATGGGGCAGCAAATTCCCCTCGCCCAGTTGGCCAACATTCGCTACGTCCGAGGCCCGCAGGTCATCAAGAGCGAAGACACATTCCTACTGGGATACGTGTTGTTCGATATGAAGGCAGGCAACGCGGAAGTCGATGTTGTGGAAGACGCTCAGGCGTTCTTACAAGAGAAGATCGACAGCGGTGAACTCGTGCTGCCTGCTGGCGTCAGCTATTCCTTTGCCGGAAACTACGAGAACCAACTGCGATCGCAAAAGACCTTGATGGTCGTCTTGCCTCTAGCACTCGGCATCATCTTTCTGATTCTCTACTTCCAGTTCAAATCGGTCATCACCACGTCGCTGGTGTTCAGCGGCATCATGATCGCGTGGTCAGGCGGCTTTATCATGCTGTGGCTGTACGGCACCGACTGGTTTCTGAACTTCAATCTGTTCGACACCAACATGCGGGATCTGTTTCAGGTTCACACGATCAACCTCAGTGTGGCGGTCTGGGTCGGCTTCCTCGCGTTATTCGGAATCGCCACCGATGATGGCGTAGTGATCGCTTCTTACTTGGAAGACAGCTTCCGCCGCGATCGAATCACCAGTGCCAAACACGCCCGCGAAGCCACAGTAACTGCCGGCCTACGCCGCGTTCGACCGTGCCTGATGACCACCGCGACGACGATTCTCGCGTTGATCCCGGTGCTGACGTCTACTGGCAGAGGCAGTGATATTATGGTCCCTATGGCCATCCCCAGTTTCGGCGGCATGGTGATTGCAATCATCACGATGCTGGTTGTCCCGGTACTCTACTGCTCGGTGATGGAGTGGAAGCTCAAGTTCGGCATCGCCGATCCAAGGTTTGCCGAGAACGCATGA